A stretch of Allostreptomyces psammosilenae DNA encodes these proteins:
- a CDS encoding RNA-guided endonuclease InsQ/TnpB family protein, which translates to MSVDAVPVRRTYRYRFHPTDVQAAELERTFGCVRKVYNLALEVRTRAWLQRQERVSYNDTSAMLSQWKKAEELAFLSEVSSVPLQQALRHLQAAFSNFFGGRAEYPRFKSKKRSRKAAEYTRSGFTFRGGKLTLAKMADPLSVVWSRPLPEGVVPSTVTVSRDGAGRWFVSMLCEDAGVRPLPVTDAAVGIDAGLSSLVTLSTGEKVANPRQEHRDRARLAKAQRELCRKAPGRGANREKARRKVARIYARIADRRRDYLHKLTTRLVRENQTIVIEDLVVSNMMGGRLARAISDAAWAHMRFMLQYKAAWYGRELVVVDRWFPSSRLCSACGSIRAHLPLNVREWTCGCGQVHDRDVNAARNILAAGLAVTVCGGSVRPHRSTPERPRSVKQKVQPAREGIRPVRAEEVKSK; encoded by the coding sequence GTGAGCGTGGATGCTGTGCCTGTGAGGCGGACCTACCGGTATCGCTTTCATCCCACAGACGTGCAGGCGGCCGAGCTGGAACGTACATTCGGATGCGTGCGGAAGGTGTACAACCTGGCACTGGAGGTCCGCACCAGGGCATGGTTGCAGCGTCAGGAGCGCGTCAGCTATAACGACACCTCGGCGATGCTGAGCCAGTGGAAGAAAGCCGAGGAGTTGGCCTTCCTTTCGGAGGTTTCCTCCGTGCCTCTCCAGCAGGCGCTGAGGCACCTGCAGGCCGCATTCTCGAACTTCTTCGGGGGGAGAGCCGAGTATCCGCGCTTCAAATCAAAGAAAAGAAGTCGAAAGGCGGCGGAATACACTCGTTCGGGATTTACTTTTCGGGGTGGAAAGCTAACCCTTGCGAAAATGGCTGACCCGCTGAGTGTGGTGTGGTCCCGCCCTCTGCCGGAGGGGGTGGTGCCCTCCACTGTGACGGTGTCGCGTGACGGCGCGGGACGATGGTTTGTGTCGATGCTGTGCGAGGATGCCGGCGTTCGACCGCTTCCCGTCACGGACGCGGCGGTCGGGATCGATGCAGGTCTCAGTTCTTTGGTGACTCTGTCCACCGGTGAGAAGGTTGCCAACCCGCGGCAGGAACACCGTGACCGGGCTCGCCTGGCCAAAGCTCAGCGCGAGCTGTGCCGCAAGGCTCCTGGCCGTGGGGCGAATCGGGAGAAGGCGCGACGCAAGGTCGCGCGCATTTATGCTCGAATAGCCGACCGCCGCCGTGACTATCTGCACAAACTCACCACTCGGCTCGTTCGTGAGAACCAAACGATCGTGATCGAGGACTTGGTCGTCAGCAACATGATGGGCGGTAGGCTGGCCCGAGCGATCTCAGATGCGGCTTGGGCGCACATGCGTTTCATGCTGCAGTACAAAGCCGCCTGGTATGGGAGGGAACTCGTGGTCGTCGATCGCTGGTTCCCCTCTTCGAGACTGTGCTCGGCGTGCGGCAGCATTCGAGCGCACCTGCCGCTGAACGTCCGTGAGTGGACCTGTGGTTGCGGCCAGGTGCATGACCGCGATGTGAACGCGGCACGGAATATTCTCGCCGCCGGGCTGGCGGTGACCGTCTGTGGAGGCAGTGTAAGACCTCACCGGAGTACTCCTGAGAGGCCGCGGTCAGTGAAGCAGAAAGTCCAACCCGCGAGGGAAGGAATCCGCCCTGTTCGGGCGGAGGAGGTCAAGTCGAAGTAG
- a CDS encoding GAF domain-containing SpoIIE family protein phosphatase, translated as MDVSDAVDGAVGTGFPRAPTAGRGAGAPDRRQALARTGLAARPDEAMDRFARMVRAHLGVDVGLVALVDGERQLFPGADGLPEPWGSARQSPLSHSFCQHVVASGQPLIIADTREHPLLRDSLAVVEMRVVGYAGMPLTDDDGRAIGSLCAVDHRPRRWTGAEVAALADLGAACSSELRLRLSRYDAEHARDASRAAWRVAERERGRAEDALEAARRANSELTWLGAVDAALADNRDPDDSARRLAGAVVPRLADCAFTVLVEEPGMVRVAGAAHRDPSRLIGLPVAARLPRQPSLAPLGRVLDSGRAVLVRHFAPLERARDPVEATWLRLCHWLGIGTALLLPLRVGGRGGAFGALVLLRERARRFGDADAALARVVAERASLAIDNARLFAAQANIAATLQRGMLTELPRPDGLELAAVYRPAERAAEVGGDWYDAFRLPGGTLALAVGDATGHDIQAATRMAHLRSSLRTLAVHAEHTPGLLLDWLDEAVDRLGAADHSTVLYAQLAPEPGPDAAGGYRLSWSNAGHPPPVLLAPDGRARLLWEGHAPLLGLAALSGGRRVDGRPTGRVALPPGSTLLCYTDALVESRTRPVDEGIARLLVGAERRHGLSLPRLCVELADELGDTRDDLTVLAVRVTR; from the coding sequence GTGGACGTCTCCGATGCCGTCGACGGCGCGGTGGGGACCGGGTTCCCGCGGGCGCCGACGGCCGGCCGGGGGGCCGGCGCGCCGGACCGGCGGCAGGCGCTGGCGCGGACCGGCCTGGCCGCGCGGCCGGACGAGGCGATGGACCGGTTCGCCCGGATGGTCCGCGCCCACCTCGGGGTGGACGTCGGGCTGGTCGCCCTGGTCGACGGGGAACGCCAGCTGTTCCCGGGCGCCGACGGCCTTCCCGAGCCGTGGGGGAGCGCCCGGCAGTCCCCGCTCAGCCACTCCTTCTGCCAGCACGTGGTCGCCAGCGGGCAGCCGCTGATCATCGCCGACACCCGGGAGCACCCGCTGCTGCGGGACAGCCTCGCGGTGGTGGAGATGCGGGTGGTCGGCTACGCGGGCATGCCGCTGACCGACGACGACGGGCGGGCCATCGGCTCGCTGTGCGCCGTCGACCACCGGCCGCGCCGTTGGACGGGCGCGGAGGTCGCCGCGCTGGCCGACCTGGGCGCGGCCTGCTCCTCGGAGCTGCGGTTGCGGCTGTCCCGGTACGACGCCGAGCACGCCCGGGACGCCTCCCGGGCCGCGTGGCGGGTCGCCGAGCGGGAACGCGGCCGCGCGGAGGACGCCCTGGAGGCGGCCCGCCGGGCCAACAGCGAGCTGACCTGGCTGGGCGCGGTCGACGCCGCCCTCGCGGACAACCGGGATCCGGACGACTCGGCCCGTCGGCTCGCCGGGGCGGTGGTCCCCCGGCTGGCGGACTGCGCCTTCACCGTGCTGGTGGAGGAGCCCGGCATGGTGCGGGTGGCCGGCGCGGCGCACCGGGACCCCTCGCGCCTGATCGGCCTGCCGGTGGCCGCGCGGCTGCCGCGGCAGCCGTCGCTGGCGCCGCTCGGGCGGGTGCTGGACTCCGGCCGGGCCGTGCTGGTGCGGCACTTCGCGCCGCTGGAGCGGGCCCGGGATCCGGTGGAGGCCACCTGGTTGCGCCTGTGCCACTGGCTGGGGATCGGCACGGCGCTGCTGCTGCCGCTGCGGGTGGGCGGGCGGGGCGGGGCCTTCGGGGCGCTGGTGCTGCTGCGCGAGCGCGCCCGGAGGTTCGGCGACGCGGACGCCGCGCTGGCCCGGGTGGTGGCCGAGCGGGCGTCGCTGGCCATCGACAACGCCCGGCTGTTCGCCGCCCAGGCGAACATCGCGGCCACCCTGCAGCGCGGCATGCTCACCGAACTGCCGCGGCCCGACGGCCTGGAGCTGGCCGCCGTCTACCGGCCGGCCGAGCGCGCGGCGGAGGTGGGCGGCGACTGGTACGACGCCTTCCGGCTGCCCGGCGGCACCCTGGCGCTGGCGGTGGGCGACGCCACCGGCCACGACATCCAGGCGGCGACCCGGATGGCGCACCTGCGGTCCAGCCTGCGCACCCTCGCGGTGCACGCCGAGCACACCCCCGGCCTGCTGCTGGACTGGCTGGACGAGGCGGTGGACCGGCTGGGGGCCGCCGACCACAGCACCGTGCTGTACGCGCAGCTCGCCCCGGAACCGGGGCCGGACGCGGCCGGCGGCTACCGGCTGTCCTGGAGCAACGCCGGGCACCCGCCGCCGGTGCTGCTCGCCCCCGACGGGCGCGCCCGGCTGCTGTGGGAGGGGCACGCCCCGCTGCTGGGGCTGGCGGCGCTGTCCGGCGGCCGGCGGGTGGACGGCCGGCCGACCGGGCGGGTGGCCCTGCCGCCCGGGAGCACCCTGCTGTGCTACACCGACGCCCTGGTGGAGAGCCGGACCCGCCCGGTCGACGAGGGGATCGCGCGGCTGCTGGTGGGCGCCGAGCGGCGGCACGGGCTGTCGCTGCCGCGGTTGTGCGTGGAGCTGGCCGACGAGCTCGGCGACACCCGCGACGACCTGACCGTCCTGGCCGTCCGGGTCACCCGCTGA
- a CDS encoding xanthine dehydrogenase family protein molybdopterin-binding subunit — MTTLRHVPSVGAGVDRVDGPAKVTGAAAYPGDVHYPDLAHAALVRSTIAAGRVRAITTDAAEAVPGVLAVLTHANAPRVERAPDTALGAAPPPPLRDDRIIHHGQYLAVVVAETAEAANEAARLVRVDYEPAEALLDPHDPRAETLTDPARLDTARGDAATALASADVLVEATYTTPEETNNPLGPFTTVAAWDGTALTVHDSTQWPYAVRAALARAFDVPENGVQVLARHVGGGFGAGLRVWPHVVLAALAARVTGRPVRLELTRPQMFTGVGHRPSTVQRVRIGATRDGDLVGVEHESTSVTAIEDDTIEPAAAGTSNAYACPNVATRDRAVRLHLPSPGPMRAPGEAQGNFALECALDELAHELRMDPLQLRLRNHADVQQTSGLPWSSNALRDAYEQGAARFGWHRRTPDPGSMRDGRWLVGLGMAGVTFPWYQQPCRARASMDLRGTALVRSAVTDIGTGTATVMTQLAADLLGLPLARVRFDLGDTDMPMAPQAGGSGLTGALGSAVHAACRQLVEAFLDLVWDDPGSPLRGLGPADVTVAEGRIHRTGQPALGESYTDILARHGVHELTADGDSAPPRPEDIGMAPAGAFGARFVEVRVDPSLGLLRVSRVVTAVDAGRVLNAKTATSQIVGGTVGGIGMALMERTERDPGTGRVADATLGDYLVPVHADVPEMEVLFVGGPDPVNPAGTKGVGEIGLVGVAAAVANAVFHATGRRVRDLPITVEDLL, encoded by the coding sequence GTGACGACACTGCGGCACGTCCCCTCCGTCGGGGCCGGCGTGGACCGGGTCGACGGCCCCGCGAAGGTCACCGGCGCCGCCGCCTACCCCGGCGACGTCCACTACCCCGACCTGGCGCACGCCGCGCTGGTGCGCTCCACGATCGCCGCCGGACGGGTCCGCGCCATCACCACCGACGCCGCCGAGGCGGTCCCCGGCGTGCTGGCCGTCCTCACCCACGCCAACGCGCCGCGCGTGGAGCGCGCACCCGACACCGCGCTGGGCGCAGCCCCGCCGCCACCGCTGCGCGACGACCGGATCATCCACCACGGGCAGTACCTCGCCGTGGTCGTCGCCGAGACCGCCGAGGCCGCGAACGAGGCCGCCCGGCTGGTCCGGGTCGACTACGAGCCGGCGGAGGCCCTGCTCGACCCGCACGACCCCCGCGCGGAGACGCTCACCGACCCGGCGCGGCTGGACACCGCACGCGGCGACGCCGCCACCGCCCTGGCCTCGGCCGACGTGCTGGTCGAGGCCACCTACACCACCCCCGAGGAGACCAACAACCCGCTGGGGCCGTTCACCACCGTCGCCGCCTGGGACGGCACCGCGCTCACCGTGCACGACTCCACGCAGTGGCCGTACGCCGTGCGCGCGGCCCTCGCCCGGGCGTTCGACGTCCCCGAGAACGGCGTGCAGGTCCTCGCCCGGCACGTCGGCGGCGGCTTCGGGGCCGGACTGCGGGTGTGGCCGCACGTGGTGCTGGCGGCGCTGGCCGCCCGGGTGACCGGCCGGCCGGTGCGGCTGGAGCTGACCCGCCCGCAGATGTTCACCGGCGTCGGCCACCGCCCGAGCACCGTGCAGCGCGTCCGGATCGGCGCCACCCGCGACGGCGACCTGGTCGGCGTGGAACACGAGAGCACCTCGGTGACGGCGATCGAGGACGACACCATCGAGCCGGCCGCCGCCGGAACGTCCAACGCCTACGCCTGCCCCAACGTGGCCACCCGCGACCGCGCGGTGCGGCTGCACCTGCCCAGCCCCGGCCCGATGCGCGCCCCCGGCGAGGCCCAGGGCAACTTCGCCCTGGAGTGCGCGCTGGACGAACTCGCCCACGAGCTGCGCATGGACCCGCTCCAGCTGCGGCTGCGCAACCACGCCGACGTCCAGCAGACCTCCGGGCTGCCGTGGTCCAGCAACGCCCTGCGGGACGCCTACGAGCAGGGCGCCGCCCGCTTCGGCTGGCACCGGCGCACCCCCGACCCCGGCTCCATGCGGGACGGTCGCTGGCTGGTCGGCCTCGGCATGGCCGGCGTCACCTTCCCCTGGTACCAGCAGCCCTGCCGGGCCCGCGCCTCCATGGACCTGCGCGGCACCGCGCTGGTGCGCTCGGCGGTCACCGACATCGGCACCGGCACCGCCACGGTGATGACCCAGCTCGCCGCGGACCTGCTCGGCCTGCCGCTGGCCCGGGTCCGGTTCGACCTCGGCGACACCGACATGCCCATGGCACCGCAGGCCGGCGGCTCCGGCCTGACCGGGGCGCTCGGCAGCGCCGTGCACGCGGCCTGCCGGCAGCTCGTCGAAGCCTTCCTCGACCTGGTCTGGGACGACCCCGGCTCCCCGCTGCGCGGACTCGGGCCGGCGGACGTCACGGTGGCCGAGGGCCGCATCCACCGCACCGGGCAGCCGGCACTGGGCGAGTCCTACACCGACATCCTGGCCCGCCACGGGGTGCACGAGCTGACCGCCGACGGCGACAGCGCCCCGCCGCGGCCCGAGGACATCGGCATGGCGCCGGCCGGGGCGTTCGGGGCGCGGTTCGTGGAGGTACGGGTCGACCCCAGCCTCGGGCTGCTGCGGGTGTCCCGGGTGGTCACGGCCGTGGACGCCGGGCGCGTGCTGAACGCCAAGACCGCCACCAGCCAGATCGTCGGCGGCACGGTCGGCGGCATCGGCATGGCCCTGATGGAGCGCACGGAGCGCGATCCGGGAACCGGGCGGGTCGCGGACGCCACCCTCGGCGACTACCTGGTGCCGGTGCACGCCGACGTGCCGGAGATGGAGGTGCTCTTCGTGGGCGGACCGGATCCGGTGAACCCGGCCGGCACCAAGGGCGTCGGCGAGATCGGCCTGGTCGGCGTCGCCGCCGCGGTCGCCAACGCCGTCTTCCACGCCACCGGCCGACGCGTGCGCGACCTGCCGATCACCGTCGAGGACCTGCTGTGA
- a CDS encoding FAD binding domain-containing protein, with the protein MHAFEYLRPAEVGQATATVAADPAASFLAGGTTQLDLMKDGVLAPDRLVDITRLPLRGVDRDGDTLVVGALTSMEELAAEPAVAELLPVVHEALLLGASVQLRNMATIGGNLLQRTRCRYFRDPTTPCNKRHRGAGCAALDGVHRGHAVLGTSEHCIATHASDLAVALVALDAAVRVSGPDGGERRVPLTDLYRTPGDTPDVETVLEHGELITAVEVPLLPPGARSHYLKIRDRASYDFALTSVAVALVVEDGVVRRARVGLGGLATVPWRAWAAEDVLLGAPARTDVFHAAGRAALDGAVPRRDNAFKVELGRRALVRALQTVSGVYW; encoded by the coding sequence ATGCACGCCTTTGAGTACCTGCGCCCCGCCGAGGTCGGCCAGGCCACCGCGACCGTCGCCGCCGACCCGGCCGCGTCCTTCCTCGCCGGCGGCACCACCCAGCTGGACCTGATGAAGGACGGCGTGCTGGCACCGGACCGGCTCGTCGACATCACCCGGCTGCCGCTGCGCGGCGTCGACCGCGACGGCGACACCCTGGTCGTCGGGGCGCTGACCTCCATGGAGGAACTCGCGGCCGAACCCGCGGTGGCCGAACTGCTGCCGGTGGTCCACGAGGCGCTGCTGCTCGGCGCCTCGGTGCAGTTGCGCAACATGGCCACCATCGGCGGCAACCTCCTCCAGCGCACCCGCTGCCGCTACTTCCGCGACCCCACCACCCCCTGCAACAAGCGCCACCGCGGCGCCGGCTGCGCCGCCCTCGACGGCGTCCACCGCGGCCACGCCGTGCTGGGCACCAGCGAGCACTGCATCGCCACCCACGCCTCCGACCTCGCCGTCGCCCTGGTCGCCCTGGACGCCGCGGTACGCGTCAGCGGCCCGGACGGCGGCGAGCGGCGCGTGCCGCTCACCGACCTGTACCGCACCCCCGGCGACACCCCCGACGTGGAGACCGTGCTGGAGCACGGCGAGCTGATCACCGCCGTCGAGGTGCCGCTGCTGCCGCCCGGCGCCCGCTCGCACTACCTGAAGATCCGCGACCGGGCCTCCTACGACTTCGCGCTCACCTCGGTCGCCGTGGCGCTGGTCGTCGAGGACGGGGTGGTGCGGCGGGCCCGGGTCGGGCTGGGCGGGCTGGCCACCGTCCCCTGGCGGGCCTGGGCCGCGGAGGACGTCCTGCTCGGGGCGCCGGCCCGCACCGACGTCTTCCACGCCGCCGGCCGGGCCGCCCTCGACGGCGCCGTGCCCCGCCGCGACAACGCCTTCAAGGTCGAACTGGGCCGGCGCGCGCTGGTGCGGGCGCTGCAGACCGTCTCGGGGGTGTACTGGTGA
- a CDS encoding (2Fe-2S)-binding protein — translation MDGQSAGSGEPGAAAPGGGAHATPRAAPTLPPDVDLTLRVNRIPHRLRIQARVTLLDALRDRLGLTGTKKGCDQGACGSCTVLVDGERVLACLTLAAQCEDREITTIEGLARDGVRHPVQDAFIRHDGFQCGFCTPGQIMSAVALLAEGRTGSDDDIREFMSGNLCRCGAYPNIVAAIREVATTSGGARAGVPEAAAGPAGGTTAPAAGTGPTAGGGDGDARL, via the coding sequence ATGGACGGTCAGTCAGCGGGAAGCGGCGAACCGGGCGCGGCGGCGCCCGGCGGCGGCGCGCACGCCACACCACGCGCCGCCCCCACCCTCCCGCCGGACGTCGACCTGACGCTGCGGGTCAACCGGATCCCGCACCGGCTCCGGATCCAGGCCCGGGTCACCCTGCTGGACGCGCTGCGCGACCGGCTCGGCCTCACCGGCACCAAGAAGGGCTGCGACCAGGGCGCCTGCGGCAGCTGCACGGTGCTGGTGGACGGCGAACGGGTGCTGGCCTGCCTGACCCTGGCCGCGCAGTGCGAGGACCGCGAGATCACCACCATCGAAGGGCTGGCCCGCGACGGAGTGCGCCACCCGGTGCAGGACGCCTTCATCCGGCACGACGGCTTCCAGTGCGGGTTCTGCACCCCGGGCCAGATCATGTCGGCGGTGGCGCTGCTCGCCGAGGGACGCACCGGCTCCGACGACGACATCCGCGAGTTCATGAGCGGCAACCTGTGCCGGTGCGGCGCCTACCCGAACATCGTCGCGGCCATCCGCGAGGTGGCCACCACCAGCGGCGGCGCCCGCGCCGGCGTGCCCGAGGCCGCCGCCGGGCCCGCCGGCGGCACCACCGCCCCGGCGGCCGGAACCGGACCGACCGCGGGAGGAGGGGACGGCGATGCACGCCTTTGA
- a CDS encoding TetR/AcrR family transcriptional regulator produces the protein MATSQVTPSGARGMPAKRRVIAEAARVVFGREGYTRASVDAIAAEAGVSKRTIYNHYADKERLFLSVVLDGALEVTRTITEMADRHLTEIADLEADLVTFGLARATAVVSAPDHFAIVRAIHAEAGRIPREVLREWQEAGPLACHRVIVRHLRRIADQGLLAVDDPDLAATHFTLLTFFGVTDRSFYGAIPLPESEVTEIVTTGVRAFLRLYGPPRTG, from the coding sequence ATGGCCACGTCGCAGGTCACGCCCAGCGGGGCCCGGGGAATGCCCGCCAAGCGCCGGGTCATCGCCGAGGCCGCCCGCGTGGTGTTCGGCCGGGAGGGCTACACCCGGGCCAGCGTGGACGCCATCGCCGCCGAGGCCGGCGTCTCCAAGCGCACCATCTACAACCACTACGCCGACAAGGAGCGGCTGTTCCTCTCGGTCGTCCTGGACGGCGCCCTGGAGGTCACCCGCACCATCACCGAGATGGCCGACCGCCACCTCACCGAGATCGCCGACCTGGAGGCCGACCTCGTCACCTTCGGCCTCGCCCGGGCGACCGCCGTGGTCTCCGCCCCCGACCACTTCGCCATCGTCCGGGCGATCCACGCCGAGGCCGGCCGCATCCCCCGCGAGGTGCTCCGGGAGTGGCAGGAGGCGGGCCCACTCGCCTGCCACCGGGTCATCGTCCGCCACCTGCGGCGCATCGCCGACCAGGGCCTGCTCGCCGTCGACGACCCCGACCTGGCCGCCACCCACTTCACGCTGCTCACCTTCTTCGGCGTGACCGACCGCTCCTTCTACGGGGCCATCCCGCTCCCCGAGTCGGAGGTCACCGAGATCGTCACCACCGGGGTGCGGGCCTTCCTGCGCCTGTACGGCCCACCCCGCACCGGCTGA
- a CDS encoding MFS transporter, producing the protein MPDAVAPPADAAAPASRPATGTPRPPGGRPPGRIPALWLALLAAPMATSANGPVLILADIAADLGVPVSAATWLTTAFGCALAVGTPLMAGLLRRRGPHLALYTGAALVLAGTLVVAFAPWLPLLAAGRAAQALGGAGLIATAMNLAGSVRRMGVITAGFGMCGAVGPLAGSLIADATSWHLTLTLSAVALLAVAPVARRLPDPAPADPAARAADRFDALGALLLTALVTSLVFATRFPAAAGTGAVLAAGLLALRLRARPDGFVPVALLRTPAFLLASAVAFALATSYFALLYAVPDLLRRDTGWTDGRIGVGQMAALLVGSALSWVLASVADRMGRRAVLAVLLGLGALAPVTAALTPWAPLLLAVATLAILAASAGQAVLGVLATGAAPAPLRPIAIGLFNLCYQLGMAVGPAVLALLALG; encoded by the coding sequence ATGCCCGACGCAGTCGCCCCGCCCGCCGACGCAGCCGCCCCCGCCTCCCGCCCGGCCACCGGAACGCCACGGCCACCCGGCGGCCGGCCCCCCGGGAGGATCCCCGCCCTGTGGCTGGCCCTGCTCGCCGCGCCCATGGCCACCAGCGCCAACGGCCCCGTCCTGATCCTCGCGGACATCGCCGCCGACCTCGGCGTCCCGGTGTCCGCCGCGACCTGGCTGACCACCGCCTTCGGCTGCGCCCTCGCCGTCGGCACACCCCTGATGGCGGGCCTGCTGCGGCGGCGCGGCCCGCACCTGGCCCTGTACACCGGCGCCGCCCTGGTGCTGGCCGGAACGCTCGTGGTGGCGTTCGCCCCCTGGCTGCCCCTGCTGGCCGCCGGCCGCGCCGCCCAGGCCCTCGGCGGCGCGGGACTGATCGCCACCGCGATGAACCTGGCCGGCTCGGTCCGCCGGATGGGCGTCATCACCGCGGGCTTCGGCATGTGCGGGGCCGTCGGACCACTGGCCGGATCGCTGATCGCCGACGCCACGTCCTGGCACCTGACGCTCACCCTGTCCGCCGTCGCCCTGCTCGCCGTGGCCCCCGTCGCCCGGCGGCTGCCCGACCCCGCGCCGGCCGACCCCGCCGCCCGGGCGGCGGACCGCTTCGACGCCCTCGGCGCGCTGCTGCTGACCGCCCTGGTCACCTCGCTGGTCTTCGCCACCCGCTTCCCCGCGGCCGCCGGGACCGGCGCCGTCCTCGCCGCCGGGCTGCTCGCCCTGCGCCTGCGCGCCCGCCCGGACGGCTTCGTCCCCGTCGCGCTGCTGCGCACCCCCGCCTTCCTGCTCGCCAGCGCGGTCGCCTTCGCCCTGGCCACCTCCTACTTCGCGCTGCTCTACGCCGTGCCCGACCTGCTGCGCCGGGACACCGGGTGGACGGACGGCCGGATCGGCGTCGGACAGATGGCCGCCCTGCTCGTCGGCTCCGCGCTGTCCTGGGTGCTCGCCTCGGTCGCCGACCGGATGGGCCGCCGCGCCGTGCTCGCCGTGCTCCTCGGCCTCGGCGCCCTGGCGCCGGTCACCGCGGCGCTCACCCCCTGGGCGCCGCTGCTGCTCGCCGTGGCCACCCTGGCCATCCTCGCCGCTTCCGCCGGTCAGGCCGTCCTCGGGGTGCTCGCCACCGGCGCGGCGCCCGCCCCGCTCCGCCCCATCGCGATCGGCCTGTTCAACCTCTGCTACCAGCTGGGGATGGCCGTCGGCCCGGCCGTCCTCGCCCTGCTCGCCCTCGGCTGA
- a CDS encoding YbaK/EbsC family protein, with product MTTTLTTHPATARPDLLARPVAAALAGWTGSVPVTEVEVAAIDPELADTAVFCERHGVSLAESANCVVVAARRGGEVSHAAFVVTATTRGDVNGLIRRHLGARKVSFAPMAEVLDATGMEYGGITPIGLPEGWPILVDSAVAALPRAVVGSGIRGSKLWVPGPLLAELPGAQVLDGLGLPLD from the coding sequence ATGACGACCACGCTCACCACCCACCCCGCCACCGCCCGGCCCGACCTGCTGGCCCGCCCGGTGGCCGCCGCCCTCGCCGGGTGGACCGGCAGCGTCCCGGTCACCGAGGTCGAGGTGGCGGCGATCGACCCGGAGCTCGCGGACACCGCGGTGTTCTGCGAGCGCCACGGCGTCAGCCTGGCGGAATCGGCGAACTGCGTGGTCGTCGCCGCCAGGCGGGGCGGCGAGGTGAGCCACGCCGCCTTCGTGGTGACCGCGACGACCCGGGGCGACGTCAACGGGCTGATCCGCCGCCACCTCGGCGCCCGCAAGGTGAGCTTCGCGCCGATGGCCGAGGTCCTGGACGCCACCGGCATGGAGTACGGCGGCATCACGCCGATCGGCCTGCCGGAGGGCTGGCCGATCCTGGTGGACTCCGCCGTGGCCGCGCTGCCGCGGGCGGTCGTCGGCTCCGGGATCCGCGGCTCCAAGCTGTGGGTCCCCGGGCCGCTGCTCGCCGAACTGCCCGGCGCGCAGGTGCTGGACGGGCTCGGCCTCCCCCTCGACTGA